Proteins from a single region of Bombus vancouverensis nearcticus chromosome 5, iyBomVanc1_principal, whole genome shotgun sequence:
- the LOC117158671 gene encoding uncharacterized protein LOC117158671 isoform X4, with product MFRSAIRMALVMLPCDLPWWPAVVKQLDRAAAARNSEDLVEAMQRLHDMCNISLDPEEDVQDPELFSGLATFLDTDLDFTERDQIFINTIPRIVERAKALRSCKPPQGLHFSLQQQGDCVEYSYAFISSLIANAFFSTYPKRTAKTHPTLRDFNFTNFFKHLHNNGQKAKLRSIFRYYDYLDTENALDGKLIISRQVMISKQWLTIEDWLESTVPLCPLMIRHEGRLDRVEPEAKVLRVCFASAKFGGGVLDGDVTQETVHIATHPEMLVAILSVEGLEDNEVLIVEGVRHLSRINDPRNRAIFEALPKPNIVTVCCIDPEDYSRLPLSQFEEDNILREMNKSLLGFRQRHIPSSPTDPVKSESDIDVTVASRRLSPIGESFSSTPPEIEGDDKILSTNNDKSVLCEHKYDIFTEVRSKPNGKSIRSPSPHKVYNDTSYTNKRNRFIVLGSSGEVLPVTRKSLGQMSVYSSCNSQSTDSFHSAKDTIDEDLEEEEQKLSKRYSTQLDTPERRGTFAQRLRDALKRETTATGAASLNTSFGESSYAVGISVSGSHVCDQDIKVKRGGSRGFVLRDETVDEDFLKESLEAEQKWLGRFRQNQPMLQRRDTSASSRYSFSTEYNSDFCSELEEVYEQLAKWLEDPITADESRELDARDRAVVQFAGSLLKRALSESFAGVPVQEGEPQPFIDSTDVNQSHKLALAVRSLSLELARQKNRRQQSVSVSEDVEYSEDALSNHTMSKEYIWICERDKHSTIFQYQK from the exons ATGTTTAGATCGGCGATTAGAATGGCTCTAGTAATGTTACCCTGTGACTTACCATGGTGGCCTGCCGTCGTAAAGCAACTGGACCGGGCGGCTGCTGCCAGGAATTCCGAAGATCTCGTGGAAGCGATGCAAAGACTACACGACATGTGCAA CATAAGTCTTGATCCTGAAGAGGACGTACAGGATCCTGAATTATTTTCCGGATTGGCGACATTTCTTGATACCGATCTCGATTTCACCGAACGGGATCAAATCTTTATAAATACGATACCACGAATAGTAGAAAGAGCGAAAGCTCTAAGATCTTGTAAACCTCCGCAAGGTTTACACTTTAGTCTTCAGCAGCAAg GAGATTGCGTGGAGTACAGTTATGCCTTCATTTCATCTTTAATCGCGAACGCGTTCTTCTCCACATACCCAAAAAGAACCGCAAAGACGCACCCAACTTTACGGGACTTCAATTTCacaaatttcttcaaacatcTTCATAA taacgGGCAAAAAGCAAAACTGAGAAGCATATTTCGCTACTACGACTACCTTGATACTGAAAACGCTTTAgatggaaaattaataatttctagACAG GTAATGATATCAAAACAGTGGTTAACTATTGAGGACTGGTTAGAGAGCACTGTTCCTTTATGTCCGCTGATGATACGCCACGAGGGTCGTTTAGACAGAGTGGAACCAGAAGCTAAAGTACTGCGAGTTTGCTTTGCGAGTGCGAAATTTGGTGGCGGTGTACTTGATGGTGATGTTACGCAAGAAACCGTACAT ATAGCAACGCATCCCGAAATGCTCGTGGCAATATTGTCTGTCGAGGGTTTAGAAGACAACGAAGTTTTAATAGTCGAAGGAGTTAGGCATTTATCTAGAATAAATGATCCTCGCAACAGAGCCATATTTGAAGCTCTGCCAAAACCAAATATC GTAACGGTATGCTGTATCGATCCTGAAGATTATTCACGATTACCTTTGTCACAATTcgaagaagataatatattacGAGAAATGAATAAATCTTTACTTGGATTCCGACAAAGACATATTCCAAGTAGCCCAACTGATCCTGTAAAGTCAGAATCAGATATAGACGTTACAGTTGCATCTCGGAGATTATCACCGATCGGAGAAAGTTTTAGTAGCACTCCTCCAGAAATAGAAGGGGatgataaaatattatcaaCAAATAACG ATAAATCTGTGTTATGTGAACACAAGTATGATATTTTCACAGAAGTTCGTAGCAAACCAAATGGTAAATCCATAAGATCACCTAGTCCCCATAAAGTGTACAATGATACTAGTTATACAAACAAAAGAAATCGGTTTATCGTTCTTGGATCCAGCGGCGAAGTTTTGCCAGTTACACGAAAGTCACTTGGCCAAATGTCGGTTTACAGTAGTTGTAATAGTCAAAGTACAGACAGCTTCCATAGCGCGAAAGATACTATAGATGAAGATTTGG aggaagaagaacagAAATTAAGTAAACGCTACAGCACTCAATTGGATACCCCAGAACGAAGAGGAACTTTCGCTCAACGATTAAGAGACGCATTAAAACGAGAAACTACAGCTACTGGAGCTGCTTCGTTGAATACTTCGTTTGGAGAGAGTAGCTATGCAGTAGGAATAAGCGTATCTGGAAGTCACGTTTGCGATCAAGATATTAA agTAAAAAGAGGAGGTTCAAGGGGTTTTGTTTTACGAGATGAAACGGTGGATGAAGATTTTTTGAAGGAATCTTTGGAAGCTGAACAAAAATGGTTAGGTAGATTTCGGCAAAATCAACCTATGCTACAAAGAAGAGACACAAGTGCAAGTAGTAGGTACAGTTTCAGCACTGAATACAATTCTG ATTTTTGTTCGGAACTCGAAGAAGTTTACGAACAACTGGCGAAGTGGTTAGAAGACCCTATAACAGCAGATGAGTCTCGTGAATTAGACGCGAGAGATAGAGCAGTAGTTCAATTCGCAGGCTCATTATTAAAAAGAGCTCTTAGTGAATCGTTTGCTGGTGTTCCAGTTCAAGAGGGCGAGCCGCAACCTTTCATTGATTCTACCGACGTAAATCA